The DNA window GCCATCGCGGAAGTGTGGATGTTCGGCTTCCTTGGCCGCATCGTCGACTGGCTGTCGGGGCAGAATCGCGAAACCTTCCTGCAGACGGAGGGCTGGAAGCTCGCCGGCATGGCCTTCATCGTGCTGTTCGCGCTGCCCGGCACGGTGTGGCTGCATTCGCTGCTCAACCAGCAGACGCTGATGGGCAACTATCCCATGCGCATCCGCTGGCAGGTGCACCGCTATCTGCTCAAGCAGTCGATGAGCTTCTACCAGGACGAGTTCGCCGGCCGCATCGCCACCAAGCTGATGCAGACGGCGCTCGCCGTGCGCGAATGCGTCATCAAGGTGATCGACGTCCTGAACTACGTCATCGTCTACTTCCTCGGCATGCTGTTCATCGTCGGTTCGGCGGACTGGCGGCTGGCCGCGCCGCTGGGCGTCTGGCTGGTCGGCTACGTACTGTTGCTGCGCTTCTTCATTCCCCGACTGGGCAAGGTCGGCGAGGAGCAGGCCAATGCGCGCTCGATCATGACCGGCCGCGTTGTCGACAGCTACTCCAACATCCAGACGGTCAAGCTGTTTTCCCATGCGCGCCGCGAGGCCACTTTCGCCAGGGAAGGCATGATGGGCTTCCTCGACACGGTCTACCGGTCGATGCGGCTGGTGACGGTGCTTTTCGGCACGCTCTACATATTGAACGCGCTGCTCCTGTTCTCGGTCACCGTCATCTCGCTGTGGCTGTGGATGGGGCAAGTGGTGACGATCGGCGCGGTCGCCGTGGTCATCGGCCTGGTGCTCAGGATGTGGGGCATGTCGCAATGGATCATGTGGGAGATGTCGGGCCTGTTCGAGAACATCGGCACGGTGCATGACGGCATCGCCTCGATCTCGCTGCCGCGCCTTGTCGAGGACAGGCCGGATGCGAAGGAGATCGCCGTCTCCAAGGGCGAGATCCGTTTCGAGGATATCCGCTTCCACTACGGCAAGCAGAAGGGCGTCATCGAAAACCTGTCGCTGGCGGTGAAGTCTGGCGAGAAGGTCGGCATTGTCGGCCGCTCGGGGGCCGGCAAGTCGACGCTGGTCAACCTCTTGTTGCGTTTTTACGACCTGGAGGGCGGCCGGATCCTGATCGACGGCCAGGAGATCGCCGGTGTGAAACAGGATTCGCTGCGGGCCCAGATCGGCATGGTCACGCAGGACACCTCGCTTTTGCATCGTTCGGTGCGCGAGAACATCCTCTATGGCCGCCCCGACGCCACCGAGGAGATGCTCGTCGAGGCGGCGCGGCGGGCCGAGGCTTTGGACTTCATCGGCGGACTTTCGGACCACAACGGCCGCAAGGGGTTTGACGCCTATGTCGGCGACCGCGGCGTCAAATTGTCCGGCGGCCAGCGGCAACGCATCGCCATCGCTCGCGTTATGTTGAAGGATGCACCGATACTTAT is part of the Mesorhizobium loti genome and encodes:
- a CDS encoding ABC transporter ATP-binding protein; the protein is MLLFSWFERRLDPFPAAEPVEPPKTLVAFCLHYTRGAWPYILIDAVLVTAIAIAEVWMFGFLGRIVDWLSGQNRETFLQTEGWKLAGMAFIVLFALPGTVWLHSLLNQQTLMGNYPMRIRWQVHRYLLKQSMSFYQDEFAGRIATKLMQTALAVRECVIKVIDVLNYVIVYFLGMLFIVGSADWRLAAPLGVWLVGYVLLLRFFIPRLGKVGEEQANARSIMTGRVVDSYSNIQTVKLFSHARREATFAREGMMGFLDTVYRSMRLVTVLFGTLYILNALLLFSVTVISLWLWMGQVVTIGAVAVVIGLVLRMWGMSQWIMWEMSGLFENIGTVHDGIASISLPRLVEDRPDAKEIAVSKGEIRFEDIRFHYGKQKGVIENLSLAVKSGEKVGIVGRSGAGKSTLVNLLLRFYDLEGGRILIDGQEIAGVKQDSLRAQIGMVTQDTSLLHRSVRENILYGRPDATEEMLVEAARRAEALDFIGGLSDHNGRKGFDAYVGDRGVKLSGGQRQRIAIARVMLKDAPILILDEATSALDSEAEAAIQENLYKLMQGKTVIAIAHRLSTIAAMDRLVVMDQGRVIEEGSHDELVAKGGLYAQLWQRQSGGFLLEDIPTEVANDAIAKGQAAE